A single region of the Glycine max cultivar Williams 82 chromosome 20, Glycine_max_v4.0, whole genome shotgun sequence genome encodes:
- the LOC100810409 gene encoding uncharacterized protein: MEKGDDGRCIFPLTSLQIGDLQSYFADLSLFLVNDSKKMYILVDNRPWLLSDLGSRGVHIWQLMVTKSRLSPFAYSKARRERKEGKEICPQSSSSKPKKFMRWFPLIEAVMLSRKKVLLPVKNLRNSLQLSSELHRTLYGFIVFEVAWAGVRGINYYNELQTDTSLAIEAKLMKRWEFDSIAQAAGCMSSWFSGTPSEQLLLKEHLDSASGDIFYDASEDFSGTVSVDDGDDNICRILTVEDSLGTNVGVYTDDTEETTDMLHAPPPSGPNKRRKLMNSFSAGVEVDSYSTAEIDNSLDYSQTSSCVSDDTVETTQDDTLETTQDDIVETTQDDTVEATQYSDVLLSFRFDDHDLPFKFREVIVSDLRLLTLLEAGLPSWVIFLQSYPVLCNLYRPWMCPLARLLYFLISFVTVLIGFYDLYKNVPVLKATASRLCGPLLDWIETWEMVSRVKYLGTMLFLHNFQKAVRWFLAFTHTMRSFFSILVQPLVESLVEIFGFLLPSLKFLFELAESIFSVIWLVVDTSFDIVGNVLELLFSPLWFVLNVVWSIATCILYPLFWVLWELLYAPVRLVLVIFSFVASISSYICNTLGNTWQFVSSIFQFAASSEATVSVSEVSMWQRTLWNDLFSQIFRALKSILYGFAAFFTACNRHRLSIYNHVQEFIQGLYRTCQRSREDDSRDSGKTCLPLNLAEEKKNV; the protein is encoded by the exons ATGGAGAAAGGTGACGATGGACGCTGCATTTTCCCTCTAACGAGTTTGCAAATTGG AGACTTGCAATCTTATTTTGCAGATCTTAGTCTTTTTcttgtaaatgatagcaaaaaaatgtatattttggtTGACAACAGACCATGGTTGTTGAGTGACCTTGGTTCACGGGGAGTACACATTTGGCAATTGATGGTTACTAAG TCAAGGCTATCTCCCTTTGCATATTCCAAAGCTCGAAGAGAgaggaaggaaggcaaggagatTTGTCCTCAATCAAGTTCAAGTAAACCAAAGAAATTTATGAGATGGTTCCCGTTGATTGAAGCAGTGATGTTATCAAGAAAGAAAGTTTTGCTTCCTGTGAAAAACCTGAGGAATTCTTTACAATTGAGCAGTGAATTGCATAGAACTCTGTATGGCTTTATTGTATTTGAAGTTGCATGGGCTGGTGTTCGTGGTATTAACTACTATAATGAACTTCAG ACTGATACATCACTAGCTATAGAAGCTAAACTGATGAAAAGATGGGAATTTGACAGTATAGCTCAAGCTGCAGGCTGTATGTCTTCATGGTTCTCAGGAACACCTTCTGAACAGCTGCTTCTGAAAGAACATCTGGATTCCGCCTCAG GGGACATATTTTATGATGCTAGTGAAGATTTTTCTGGCACTGTATCTGTTGATGATGGTGATGATAATATCTGCAGAATTTTGACTGTTGAAGATAGTTTGGGTACCAATGTTGGAGTATATACTGATGATACAGAAGAAACAACAGACATGCTACATGCACCTCCTCCTTCTGGACcgaataagagaagaaaattaatgaattcCTTTAGTGCTGGAGTTGAAGTTGATAGCTACTCGACAGCTGAAATTGATAACTCATTGGATTATTCTCAGACCTCTAGCTGTGTTTCTGATGATACAGTTGAAACCACTCAAGATGATACACTTGAAACCACTCAAGATGATATAGTTGAAACTACTCAAGATGATACAGTTGAAGCAACACAATATAGTGATGTTCTACTGTCATTTAGGTTTGATGATCATGACCTTCCATTTAAATTCAGGGAAGTCATAGTATCTGATCTGCGATTGCTTACTTTGTTGGAGGCTGGTCTTCCATCTTGGGTCATCTTCCTTCAGTCATATCCAGTGTTATGCAATCTTTATCGTCCTTGGATGTGCCCACTTGCaagacttttatattttttgatctCATTTGTTACTGTCCTCATTGGATTCTATgatttatacaaaaatgttcCTGTTCTCAAGGCAACTGCATCTCGTTTATGTGGGCCTCTTCTTGATTGGATTGAAACTTGGGAGATGGTTTCAAGGGTCAAATACTTAGGCACAATGCTGTTTCTACATAACTTCCAGAAGGCTGTTAGGTGGTTTCTTGCCTTTACACATACCATGAGATCATTTTTTTCCATTCTTGTTCAACCTCTTGTAGAGTCACTGGTGGAGATTTTTGGATTTCTTCTCCCAAGCTTGAAGTTTTTGTTTGAATTAGCAGAAAGCATCTTTTCTGTCATTTGGCTCGTAGTGGATACTTCTTTTGATATAGTGGGAAATGTACTGGAGCTACTCTTTTCACCATTGTGGTTTGTCCTCAATGTTGTTTGGAGCATTG CTACTTGTATCTTATATCCTCTATTTTGGGTTCTTTGGGAATTACTATATGCTCCTGTTCGTCTTGTTCTGGTGATATTCAGTTTTGTGGCTTCCATAAGTTCATACATTTGTAATACGCTTGGCAACACATGGCAGTTTGTTAGCAGCATTTTCCAGTTTGCAGCGTCTTCTGAAGCAACAGTCAGTGTTTCTGAAGTTTCTATGTGGCAAAGAACTCTTTGGAATGACCTTTTTTCCCAG ATTTTCCGTGCTCTCAAGAGCATACTCTATGGGTTTGCTGCCTTCTTCACAGCTTGCAACAGGCATCGTCTAAG CATCTATAATCATGTACAGGAGTTCATCCAAGGATTATATCGTACGTGCCAAAGATCAAGGGAAGACGACTCTAGAGACAGTGGAAAAACTTGTTTGCCGCTGAATTTG gcggaagaaaagaagaacGTTTGA